The genomic segment TATTTCTAGTGGATGACGAGCCGCATATCCGCATGCTGATGAAAAAGGTCATCCAGAGCATTAAGTGTCAGCTGGTGGGAGAAGCGACAAACGGCAAGGAAGCCATTGAGTTCATAAGCAAGTATAAGGTTGATATAGTTTTGATGGATATAAATATGCCCAAGATGCCCGGCAACGAAGCTCTCCCGTATATCATAGAGCTTCAACCCGATGCAGTAATAATTATGATCACATCCGTGGCGGATATCGAAACCGTTGGGGAATGCCTTAAGAAGGGCGCTGTTAACTACGTCCGCAAGGATACCCCCATCAAGGAAATACGTAAAATTATCGTTGAGTCTTGGAACGAATACGTGCA from the Limisalsivibrio acetivorans genome contains:
- a CDS encoding response regulator transcription factor, which codes for MNALPRVFLVDDEPHIRMLMKKVIQSIKCQLVGEATNGKEAIEFISKYKVDIVLMDINMPKMPGNEALPYIIELQPDAVIIMITSVADIETVGECLKKGAVNYVRKDTPIKEIRKIIVESWNEYVQLRRKKDEGEIQPEGSSSGD